Proteins co-encoded in one Acidithiobacillus caldus ATCC 51756 genomic window:
- the rmuC gene encoding DNA recombination protein RmuC translates to MTSWWWLPPILALTLALLYLVWRWRRDLRERDTLRVERDGLRTELERFRAQDVRQQDRIAQLERELRAEALAGAELRAENRQIAELRREQEKLREALELGRQDIGQRDRRLAELEERLLQERRQAEARVASLEEAREHFRQLFEALSAEALRRNNQSFLTLAQEKLAGFQESAKGDWEQRQASLQQLVQPIQESLGKVGERLDLLERARIDAYSSLNEQLRALVQDHLPRLHQETASLVKALRQPAARGRWGELQLRRVVEMAGMLAHCDFVEQESLGGNGEVGIQRPDLIVRLPGGKQIAVDAKAPLNAYLQAVEAMEEGDKALWLKKHAAELKTHMGQLGKKVYWERLVPTPEFVVLFLPGEDLFSAALQADPGLLEYGVEQKVIVATPTTLIALLRAVAYGWRQESLAENAQAISALGKELYDRLGTLAEHWARVGKGLGQAVQAYNRATGSLESRVLVTARRFRDLQASEAAKELETLEPVDSIPRHPPEGLVDSSEGDPR, encoded by the coding sequence ATGACGTCCTGGTGGTGGCTTCCCCCCATCCTGGCCTTGACACTGGCCCTGCTCTATCTTGTTTGGCGCTGGCGTCGGGACCTGCGGGAGCGAGACACCCTGCGCGTCGAGCGCGATGGACTCCGGACGGAGCTCGAGCGCTTTCGGGCGCAGGATGTCCGCCAGCAGGATCGTATCGCGCAGTTGGAGCGCGAGCTTCGCGCAGAGGCACTCGCCGGCGCGGAGCTGCGTGCGGAGAATCGTCAGATCGCGGAGTTGCGGCGGGAGCAGGAAAAGCTCCGGGAAGCCCTCGAGCTTGGCCGTCAGGATATCGGCCAGCGTGACCGCCGCCTTGCGGAATTGGAGGAGCGCCTACTGCAGGAGCGTCGCCAGGCGGAGGCGCGGGTGGCGAGCCTCGAGGAGGCGCGCGAACATTTCCGCCAGCTCTTCGAGGCCCTGTCGGCGGAGGCACTGCGGCGCAACAACCAGTCTTTCCTGACTCTGGCCCAGGAAAAGCTGGCGGGCTTTCAGGAAAGTGCCAAGGGCGACTGGGAGCAACGCCAGGCCAGCCTGCAGCAGTTGGTCCAGCCCATCCAGGAATCCCTGGGCAAGGTGGGCGAACGCCTCGATCTGCTGGAGCGGGCCCGTATCGACGCCTACAGCAGTCTCAACGAGCAGTTGCGCGCGCTGGTGCAGGATCACCTGCCGCGCCTGCATCAGGAGACGGCGAGTCTCGTCAAGGCGCTGCGGCAACCGGCGGCACGGGGGCGTTGGGGTGAGTTGCAGCTGCGCCGGGTGGTGGAAATGGCGGGTATGCTCGCCCATTGCGACTTCGTGGAGCAGGAAAGTCTGGGAGGCAATGGCGAGGTCGGCATCCAGCGTCCCGATCTCATCGTCCGTCTGCCCGGCGGCAAGCAGATTGCCGTGGATGCCAAGGCCCCCCTCAATGCCTACCTGCAGGCCGTGGAGGCGATGGAGGAGGGCGACAAGGCCCTATGGTTGAAGAAGCATGCCGCTGAGCTCAAGACCCACATGGGCCAGCTGGGCAAGAAAGTCTACTGGGAGCGGCTGGTACCGACGCCGGAATTCGTGGTGCTGTTCCTGCCGGGCGAGGACCTTTTCAGTGCTGCGCTGCAGGCGGATCCCGGACTCCTGGAATATGGTGTGGAGCAGAAGGTCATCGTCGCCACCCCCACCACCCTCATCGCCCTGTTGCGCGCCGTCGCCTACGGCTGGCGCCAGGAGTCTCTGGCCGAGAATGCCCAGGCCATCAGCGCGCTGGGCAAGGAACTCTACGATCGCCTCGGCACCCTAGCGGAGCATTGGGCGCGCGTCGGCAAGGGGCTCGGGCAGGCCGTGCAGGCTTACAACCGGGCGACGGGGTCACTGGAGAGCCGCGTCCTGGTCACGGCCCGCCGCTTCCGCGATCTGCAGGCCAGCGAGGCGGCGAAGGAACTGGAGACGCTGGAGCCGGTGGACAGCATCCCGAGACATCCCCCCGAGGGACTGGTGGACTCGTCCGAAGGCGACCCGAGGTAA
- a CDS encoding inositol monophosphatase family protein — translation MFTNSESEVAWIGAVLRQAAERFILPRFHEVVCSKKPDGSVVTSADLDSQDFLQTMLASRYPELPLLGEEMSRSQQEELLARQVPLWCLDPLDGTSNFAAGVPIFGISLALLQGGRTMAGWVYDPTRDELFTACAGKGAALNGQALVPREAPPLDRAVGVVDYKRLARNLSLRLIDERPFHSQRNFGSSVLEWCWLAAGRYHFYLHGGQQLWDRAAGALILAETGGALSTLAGRPLPAAALACSSVLATLDPHLHDAWRRWLDGADLQPASSSQKGRIDLC, via the coding sequence ATGTTTACCAATTCCGAGAGCGAAGTGGCCTGGATCGGAGCGGTCCTGCGTCAGGCGGCCGAGCGTTTCATCCTGCCCCGCTTTCACGAGGTGGTCTGCAGTAAAAAGCCCGACGGCAGTGTGGTGACCTCGGCGGATCTCGACAGCCAGGACTTTCTCCAGACGATGCTGGCATCGCGCTATCCGGAGTTGCCCCTGTTGGGTGAGGAGATGAGCCGCTCGCAGCAAGAGGAACTCCTGGCGCGGCAGGTGCCCCTCTGGTGCCTCGATCCCCTGGACGGCACCAGCAATTTTGCCGCCGGCGTACCCATTTTTGGCATTTCCCTGGCCTTGCTGCAGGGTGGGCGCACCATGGCCGGCTGGGTGTACGACCCCACCCGCGACGAACTCTTCACAGCATGCGCCGGAAAAGGGGCCGCCCTCAACGGTCAGGCCTTGGTGCCGCGGGAAGCGCCGCCCCTGGATCGGGCCGTCGGGGTGGTGGATTACAAGCGCCTAGCCCGGAACTTGTCCCTGCGCCTCATCGATGAGCGCCCCTTTCACAGTCAGCGAAATTTTGGCAGTTCGGTGCTGGAGTGGTGCTGGCTCGCCGCCGGCCGTTACCATTTCTATCTCCACGGCGGCCAGCAGCTCTGGGATCGCGCGGCGGGGGCACTGATCCTGGCGGAAACGGGCGGTGCCCTCAGCACCCTCGCGGGACGCCCCCTGCCTGCGGCAGCCCTGGCCTGCAGTTCGGTACTGGCGACCCTCGACCCACACCTGCACGACGCCTGGCGTCGATGGCTCGACGGGGCGGATCTCCAGCCTGCGTCGAGTTCCCAAAAAGGGCGCATTGATTTATGCTGA
- the ispH gene encoding 4-hydroxy-3-methylbut-2-enyl diphosphate reductase, translated as MDILLANPRGFCAGVNRAIQIVERALELYGAPIYVRHEVVHNRHVVDDLRARGAIFVEELDEVPDGATVIFSAHGVPISVRRRAQERGLTVFDATCPLVTKVHMEVKKYSREGMEMVLIGHAGHPEVEGTMGQVEEGMMHLVSNVRDVAALAPRNPERLAYITQTTLSMDDTAEVIQALRERFPAIQGPKKDDICYATQNRQDAVKRLVPDVDILLVVGAPNSSNSSRLAELGVRLGTATHLIEDASQLRRDWFTGVERIGISAGASAPESLVQEIIDTLKEWGAGVPVETDGVEEKVIFSLPLALSQRGSAASH; from the coding sequence ATGGATATCCTGCTTGCCAATCCGCGCGGTTTCTGTGCCGGCGTGAATCGCGCCATCCAGATCGTCGAGCGCGCCCTGGAACTCTACGGTGCCCCCATCTACGTACGCCACGAAGTGGTCCATAACCGGCACGTCGTGGACGATCTGCGTGCCCGGGGGGCGATTTTCGTCGAGGAATTGGACGAGGTTCCCGATGGCGCCACGGTCATCTTCAGTGCCCACGGCGTGCCCATCTCCGTACGCCGGCGGGCGCAGGAACGCGGTCTGACGGTATTCGACGCCACCTGTCCCCTGGTCACCAAGGTCCACATGGAAGTCAAGAAATACAGCCGCGAGGGCATGGAGATGGTGCTCATCGGCCACGCCGGGCACCCGGAAGTGGAGGGCACCATGGGTCAGGTGGAAGAGGGTATGATGCACCTCGTCTCCAACGTCCGCGACGTCGCCGCCCTCGCCCCGCGCAATCCGGAACGGTTGGCCTACATCACCCAGACCACGCTCAGCATGGACGACACGGCCGAGGTCATCCAGGCCCTGCGCGAGCGCTTCCCGGCCATCCAGGGGCCCAAGAAGGACGACATCTGCTACGCCACCCAGAACCGCCAGGATGCCGTCAAGCGGCTGGTGCCCGATGTCGACATCCTTTTGGTGGTGGGTGCCCCCAACAGCTCCAATTCCAGCCGCCTCGCCGAGTTGGGGGTGCGCCTGGGTACCGCCACGCACCTCATCGAGGATGCCAGTCAGCTGCGGCGCGACTGGTTCACGGGGGTGGAACGTATCGGCATCAGTGCCGGCGCCTCGGCCCCCGAGAGCCTGGTTCAGGAAATCATCGATACCCTCAAGGAGTGGGGTGCTGGCGTACCGGTGGAAACCGACGGGGTGGAGGAAAAGGTCATCTTCAGCCTGCCTCTGGCCCTGTCCCAACGCGGATCCGCAGCCTCGCACTGA
- a CDS encoding efflux RND transporter periplasmic adaptor subunit, producing the protein MSIMRFGSRGLLAIALGLSLSACQKAPHRAPPPLSVELVQPKTQDVVEYRSFLATVAPLQTVTLVPQISGILQTQSFVQGGKVERGQVLFRIDPAQAQASVAQAAAKLAADEATARYQARLVEQDKPLVAKDFITRQSFEQAVSQAEAARATVQADRAALAQARLNLGYTVIRAPIAGTIGMALVKPGNLVSANQTQLAVINQVHPIAINFQIPQGLLGAARLAQSEGLAVPVFDEKTGANLATARVQVVDNGVNATTATVSVQAQAPNDNDALWPGQYVEARLPVRRLQGALTLPAGAVQQGQSGNFVYIAPGGKVAVQKVDLLWEDGPLAVLQGLPAGSAVIYPVPARIYPGARVLLPGETAPERGGAAAHAGHGQRRQQP; encoded by the coding sequence ATGAGCATCATGCGTTTTGGGTCGCGCGGCCTGTTGGCCATTGCCTTGGGTCTGTCGCTGAGCGCTTGTCAGAAAGCGCCGCACCGCGCACCACCACCCCTGAGCGTAGAACTGGTGCAGCCCAAGACCCAGGATGTCGTGGAATATCGCTCCTTCCTCGCCACCGTCGCACCTTTGCAGACCGTCACTCTGGTACCCCAGATCAGCGGTATCCTGCAGACCCAGAGCTTCGTGCAAGGTGGGAAGGTGGAGCGCGGTCAGGTGCTCTTCCGGATCGACCCCGCGCAGGCGCAGGCAAGCGTGGCCCAGGCCGCCGCCAAGCTGGCGGCGGACGAGGCTACGGCACGTTATCAGGCGCGCTTGGTGGAGCAGGATAAACCCTTGGTCGCCAAGGATTTCATCACTCGGCAGAGCTTTGAGCAGGCGGTGTCCCAAGCCGAGGCGGCGCGTGCCACGGTGCAGGCCGATCGGGCGGCCCTCGCCCAGGCCCGATTGAATCTGGGCTACACGGTCATCCGCGCACCCATTGCCGGCACCATCGGCATGGCCCTGGTCAAACCGGGCAATCTCGTCAGCGCCAACCAGACCCAGTTGGCGGTCATCAACCAAGTCCACCCCATCGCCATCAATTTTCAGATTCCCCAGGGTTTGCTGGGGGCCGCCCGTTTGGCCCAGAGCGAGGGTCTGGCCGTGCCCGTTTTCGATGAGAAGACGGGCGCAAATCTCGCCACCGCCAGGGTCCAGGTGGTGGACAATGGCGTCAATGCGACCACGGCCACCGTCAGCGTGCAGGCGCAGGCGCCCAACGACAACGACGCCCTCTGGCCCGGACAGTATGTGGAGGCGCGCCTGCCGGTACGTCGGCTGCAAGGGGCTCTGACCCTGCCGGCGGGGGCGGTGCAGCAGGGGCAGTCCGGGAATTTCGTCTATATTGCCCCAGGGGGCAAGGTGGCGGTGCAGAAGGTGGACTTGCTCTGGGAGGATGGTCCGCTGGCGGTGCTCCAGGGTCTACCGGCGGGTAGCGCGGTGATCTATCCGGTGCCGGCCCGTATCTACCCGGGCGCCAGGGTGCTCCTGCCCGGTGAAACCGCTCCGGAGCGTGGTGGCGCAGCGGCCCACGCCGGTCACGGCCAGCGGAGGCAGCAGCCGTGA
- a CDS encoding efflux RND transporter permease subunit, with amino-acid sequence MNISALFIRRRVLTIVLTLGLVVYGIFAFLRLPVALLPSVDFPTVVVAASLPGASPQTMASSVATPLEKQFSAIPGLASMSSTSSQGSSRIILQFDLSQNIDVATQNVQNAVTQAAHLLPPGLPSLPLVRQINPSAAPIEFIALSAPQMPIYRLNQYAVDRVVPALSGIPGVAQVQVFGEQNYAVRIHAIPFSMAARGISLQTLSQAIGSHNVNLPQGTLLGEARNYAVNVHGQLDDAEAFREMPVLQSQGTVIPLADVATVQDGVDNDQIASWLGPQRALILAVVRQPDADTVAISTAIQKRLPDLAASLPGGAQMKVIYDKADYIRSAVQETEFTLLLASILVAAVLWLFLRRGSPTLIGALAIPTSILGTFAVMSVLGYTLNTLTLLALTLAVGFVVDDAVVMLENISRHEEMGEDPETAAFRGSEEIGFTVVSMTLSLAVVFLPFLLMGGIIGRLFREFGVTIAVVILLSGLVSLTLTPMLCARYLQVKHDAASAFERWFLRLRDRYGQSLRWTLAHRGWVYGVAGLSFAAMIGLFLILPKGFIPSDDSGMIMGNLQYPEGISFAELSRQQQAIAAVVEKNPAVMSVLSSAGQGAGAFGSANTGRLIIRLKPLGQRPAGTMVIQQLRRSVERFRGVQVSFMMPPAIQMGPISSQSSYQYVLQSENQGSLDAAVPKFVEALRAAPGFQSVTSDLQLADPQIDVKILQKRAQALGVTPQVIEQALNFAFGGTQVGTIYAATNQYSVILDLARRFQQNLSALDNIFLPGNGGLVPLSSVTQASYGVGPLSISHYNGIPSVTVSYNLAPGMALGSASTTIQKLASEILPADVQGTAGGTAAAFQQSSGGLPLLLLATVALIYAILAILYEDFVHPLTILTALPLAGFGALLALWIFGKELDLFSFVGIIMLVGLVKKNGIIMVDFAVHRRRAGADPVTAMVDACLTRFRPIMMTNLAAVLGILPIAIGFGAGAESRVPLGVAVAGGIVVSQFLTLYVTPAFYVLFENLRRPRRAARPALAEGG; translated from the coding sequence GTGAATATCTCTGCCCTTTTCATTCGGCGCCGGGTGCTGACCATCGTCCTCACCCTGGGTCTCGTGGTCTACGGGATCTTTGCCTTTCTGCGTCTGCCCGTGGCACTTTTGCCCAGCGTCGATTTTCCGACGGTGGTGGTGGCCGCATCCCTACCGGGCGCAAGCCCGCAGACCATGGCCAGTAGTGTGGCGACTCCTCTGGAGAAGCAGTTCTCCGCCATCCCTGGCCTTGCCTCCATGAGTTCCACCAGCAGCCAGGGCTCGTCCCGGATCATTCTGCAATTCGACCTTAGCCAGAACATCGATGTGGCGACCCAGAATGTCCAGAACGCCGTCACCCAGGCGGCGCACCTGCTCCCGCCCGGCCTGCCCAGTCTGCCCCTGGTACGGCAGATCAATCCCTCGGCGGCGCCCATCGAGTTCATCGCCCTGTCGGCCCCACAGATGCCCATCTATCGGCTCAATCAGTATGCGGTGGATCGGGTGGTCCCGGCCCTGTCGGGTATTCCTGGGGTTGCCCAGGTGCAGGTCTTCGGTGAGCAGAACTATGCCGTGCGTATCCACGCCATTCCCTTCTCCATGGCGGCGCGGGGCATCTCGCTGCAGACCCTGAGTCAGGCCATCGGCAGCCACAACGTCAATCTGCCTCAGGGAACCCTGTTGGGAGAAGCCCGGAATTACGCCGTCAACGTCCATGGCCAGCTGGACGATGCCGAAGCCTTCCGCGAGATGCCGGTACTTCAGAGCCAGGGGACGGTCATCCCGCTGGCGGATGTGGCCACGGTACAAGACGGTGTGGACAACGACCAGATTGCCAGCTGGCTCGGGCCACAACGCGCCCTCATTCTGGCCGTGGTACGCCAACCTGATGCCGATACCGTCGCCATCTCCACCGCCATCCAGAAGCGTCTGCCCGATCTGGCCGCGAGCCTGCCGGGCGGCGCACAGATGAAGGTCATCTACGACAAGGCCGACTACATCCGCTCGGCAGTCCAGGAAACGGAGTTTACCCTGCTGCTGGCCTCGATTCTGGTGGCAGCGGTGTTGTGGCTGTTCCTGCGTCGCGGCAGTCCTACCCTCATCGGCGCACTGGCCATTCCCACCTCCATTCTCGGTACCTTTGCCGTGATGTCTGTGCTGGGTTACACCCTCAACACCCTGACGCTGCTGGCCCTTACCCTGGCCGTCGGTTTCGTGGTGGACGATGCGGTGGTGATGCTCGAGAATATTTCTCGACATGAGGAAATGGGCGAAGATCCCGAGACCGCCGCCTTCCGCGGCAGCGAGGAGATCGGCTTCACCGTCGTCTCCATGACCCTGTCCCTAGCCGTGGTTTTCCTGCCCTTTCTGCTCATGGGCGGTATCATCGGTCGGCTGTTTCGGGAGTTCGGCGTGACCATTGCCGTGGTCATCCTGCTTTCGGGCCTGGTCTCCCTGACCCTGACCCCCATGCTCTGTGCGCGCTACCTGCAGGTCAAGCACGACGCGGCCAGCGCCTTCGAGCGCTGGTTTCTGCGCCTGCGCGACCGCTACGGGCAGAGCCTGCGCTGGACCCTGGCGCACCGCGGCTGGGTCTATGGCGTCGCGGGCCTGTCCTTTGCCGCCATGATCGGACTGTTCTTGATCCTGCCCAAGGGCTTCATTCCCAGCGACGACAGCGGCATGATCATGGGCAATCTGCAGTACCCGGAGGGCATCTCCTTCGCCGAGCTCAGTCGTCAGCAGCAGGCCATCGCCGCCGTGGTCGAGAAAAACCCGGCGGTGATGTCGGTGCTCTCCAGCGCCGGTCAGGGCGCTGGCGCCTTTGGCTCGGCCAATACCGGGCGTCTCATCATCCGTCTGAAACCTCTGGGTCAGCGTCCTGCCGGTACCATGGTAATCCAGCAGTTGCGGCGCAGCGTGGAGCGCTTCCGTGGGGTGCAGGTGAGTTTCATGATGCCGCCCGCCATCCAGATGGGCCCCATCTCCTCGCAGTCCAGCTACCAGTATGTGCTGCAGAGTGAAAACCAGGGCAGCCTCGACGCCGCCGTGCCGAAGTTTGTCGAGGCCCTGCGCGCAGCTCCCGGATTTCAGTCGGTCACCAGCGATCTGCAGCTGGCCGATCCGCAGATCGATGTCAAGATCCTGCAGAAACGCGCGCAGGCCCTGGGCGTCACCCCCCAGGTCATCGAGCAGGCCCTCAATTTTGCTTTTGGGGGCACTCAGGTCGGCACCATCTACGCTGCCACCAACCAGTATTCGGTCATTCTCGACCTGGCAAGACGCTTTCAGCAGAATCTCTCGGCCCTGGACAATATCTTCCTCCCCGGCAATGGCGGCCTGGTTCCCCTCAGTTCCGTCACCCAGGCCAGCTATGGCGTGGGTCCCCTGAGCATCAGCCACTACAACGGTATTCCGAGTGTCACGGTGTCCTACAATCTGGCTCCCGGCATGGCACTCGGTTCTGCCAGTACGACCATCCAGAAGCTGGCCTCCGAGATCCTGCCGGCGGATGTCCAGGGCACTGCCGGCGGCACGGCTGCGGCCTTTCAGCAGTCGAGCGGCGGACTCCCGTTGTTGTTGTTGGCAACGGTGGCCCTGATTTACGCCATTCTCGCCATCCTCTACGAAGATTTCGTGCATCCCCTGACCATTCTCACGGCGCTGCCCCTGGCGGGCTTCGGGGCCTTGCTGGCCTTGTGGATATTCGGTAAGGAACTCGACCTTTTCAGTTTTGTGGGGATCATCATGCTGGTGGGCTTGGTCAAGAAAAACGGAATCATCATGGTGGATTTCGCCGTGCATCGGCGGCGCGCCGGTGCCGACCCCGTCACCGCCATGGTCGATGCCTGCCTTACCCGCTTTCGCCCCATCATGATGACCAATCTCGCCGCGGTCCTGGGTATCCTGCCCATAGCCATAGGCTTCGGTGCCGGTGCTGAGTCGCGGGTACCGCTCGGGGTGGCCGTGGCCGGTGGTATCGTCGTGTCCCAGTTCCTGACCCTGTATGTGACGCCGGCCTTCTATGTGCTTTTTGAAAACCTTCGCCGCCCCCGGCGGGCTGCGCGGCCCGCCCTTGCCGAAGGCGGATGA
- the mscL gene encoding large conductance mechanosensitive channel protein MscL has translation MGGFLRDFKTFLQRGSVVDLAVAFVIGAAFSGVVNSLVTNVLMPPLGLLLGKVDFSNLYLTLHTGKVPGPYATLAAAQKAGAVTLNYGLFINSVVGFVIIALFVFSLVRLINRLYPKPAAAVASKDCPFCASSIPLAAQRCPHCTSDLRLD, from the coding sequence ATGGGCGGATTCCTCAGGGATTTCAAGACCTTTTTACAGCGCGGCAGTGTCGTTGACCTGGCCGTGGCCTTTGTCATCGGGGCCGCATTTTCGGGCGTGGTCAACTCCCTGGTGACCAACGTCCTCATGCCGCCCCTGGGTCTCTTGCTGGGCAAGGTGGACTTCAGCAACCTCTACCTGACGCTCCACACCGGCAAGGTCCCAGGACCCTACGCGACGCTGGCGGCGGCGCAGAAGGCGGGGGCCGTCACCCTGAACTATGGTCTTTTCATCAACTCGGTAGTGGGCTTTGTCATCATCGCCCTGTTCGTCTTCAGTCTGGTGCGGCTCATCAATCGGCTTTATCCCAAGCCTGCGGCAGCGGTGGCCAGCAAGGATTGCCCCTTCTGCGCCAGCAGTATCCCTCTGGCGGCCCAGCGCTGTCCCCACTGCACCTCGGATCTGCGCCTTGACTGA
- the glpX gene encoding class II fructose-bisphosphatase, with translation MATIRNLALSLLPVTENAARAASAWIGRGEKERGDGAAVDAMRAALSEVPMRGVVVIGEGEKDEAPMLYNGESVGSGSGPEVEIAVDPVEGTTFMAGGMPGSICVLAAAPKGSMFRPGPAFYMDKLVVPAPARGKIDPAAPMVDKLAALARALGKEVRELRIFVLKKPRHEAMIREIQAAGAAVRLQTDGDVSGGIMAALGVKVDAMMGIGGTPEGVISACAARAMGADMFGCLAPQKPGEAEAIAAAGLKAGQWLGLNDLVASDDVLFVATGLTSGDILDGVSRSHYFVESESLVISGHDGILRRVRTHQRVDA, from the coding sequence ATGGCCACCATCCGTAACCTCGCCCTGTCCCTTTTGCCCGTCACCGAGAATGCCGCCCGTGCGGCGAGCGCCTGGATTGGCCGAGGTGAAAAAGAACGTGGCGATGGTGCGGCGGTGGATGCCATGCGTGCCGCCCTGAGCGAGGTTCCCATGCGCGGTGTGGTGGTCATCGGTGAGGGCGAGAAGGATGAGGCGCCCATGCTCTACAATGGCGAGAGCGTCGGCTCGGGCAGCGGGCCGGAGGTGGAGATCGCCGTGGATCCGGTGGAAGGCACCACCTTCATGGCGGGCGGAATGCCCGGCTCCATCTGTGTGCTCGCCGCTGCCCCCAAGGGATCCATGTTCCGCCCCGGTCCTGCTTTCTACATGGACAAGCTCGTGGTTCCGGCGCCGGCGCGTGGCAAGATCGATCCCGCCGCCCCCATGGTCGACAAACTGGCGGCGTTAGCGCGGGCGCTGGGCAAGGAGGTGCGCGAGCTGCGCATCTTCGTCCTCAAGAAGCCGCGGCACGAGGCCATGATCCGCGAGATCCAGGCTGCCGGTGCCGCCGTGCGGCTCCAGACCGACGGCGATGTGAGCGGTGGCATCATGGCCGCTCTGGGCGTCAAGGTGGACGCCATGATGGGTATCGGTGGCACGCCCGAAGGGGTCATCAGTGCCTGTGCGGCCCGCGCCATGGGCGCCGATATGTTTGGTTGCCTTGCACCGCAAAAGCCGGGCGAGGCCGAGGCCATCGCCGCTGCCGGGTTGAAGGCCGGCCAGTGGCTGGGTCTGAACGATCTCGTGGCCAGCGACGACGTGCTGTTCGTGGCGACGGGCCTCACTTCCGGTGACATCCTCGACGGCGTGTCCCGTTCCCACTACTTCGTCGAAAGTGAAAGCCTCGTCATCTCTGGCCACGACGGTATTCTCCGGCGCGTGCGCACGCACCAGCGGGTGGACGCCTAA
- a CDS encoding 16S rRNA (uracil(1498)-N(3))-methyltransferase, which yields MPRIHLYSTETPKEDGHWLLPPAPSHHLLRVLRGRPGQELTLFTGDGRDYPAELLGARGKQALLAVGRARWRDTGSPLQCCLWLPVIRAERWDWALQKATELGAWALQPVVCRHSLVPLAEARAPKRQQRWRDIVIAACEQSSATRIPELRPAMALSELGPPEVDLAVVCDPSYGTSLGKVLGTRRSARRIALLCGPEGGLHPEELAWAESLGFLGAHLGPRILRAETASITALTLAQGFLGDLGG from the coding sequence ATGCCGCGCATACACCTCTACAGCACCGAAACGCCCAAGGAAGACGGTCACTGGCTGCTGCCGCCCGCACCCAGCCATCACCTGCTGCGTGTGCTGCGTGGCCGACCGGGCCAGGAGCTGACCCTCTTCACCGGCGATGGTCGCGACTATCCTGCCGAACTTCTGGGCGCCCGTGGTAAGCAGGCACTGCTGGCCGTGGGCCGGGCGCGCTGGCGCGATACGGGCTCGCCACTGCAGTGCTGCCTGTGGCTCCCCGTGATCCGGGCGGAGCGTTGGGATTGGGCACTGCAGAAGGCGACGGAACTTGGCGCCTGGGCCCTGCAACCCGTCGTCTGCCGCCACAGCCTCGTACCGTTGGCGGAGGCGCGCGCACCCAAACGGCAGCAGCGTTGGCGCGATATCGTGATAGCCGCGTGCGAGCAGAGCAGCGCCACGCGTATTCCCGAATTGCGCCCGGCCATGGCCTTGTCCGAGTTGGGCCCGCCCGAGGTGGACCTGGCGGTGGTCTGCGACCCGAGCTACGGCACGAGTCTGGGCAAGGTCCTGGGCACACGCCGCAGCGCTCGCCGCATCGCCCTGCTCTGCGGTCCCGAGGGAGGACTGCATCCCGAGGAGCTGGCGTGGGCTGAATCCCTGGGTTTCCTCGGTGCGCACCTGGGTCCGCGCATCCTCCGCGCGGAAACGGCGTCCATCACCGCCCTGACTCTTGCCCAAGGCTTCCTTGGCGACCTCGGCGGTTGA